The following proteins come from a genomic window of Streptomyces sp. NBC_01716:
- a CDS encoding phage holin family protein has product MSDPGSHAAVTTAAGDGVPAVRVNGDRSLGQLVSSATAEMSALVHDEIALAKAELRQDVKRGATGGAAIGIAAVFALFSLPVLSFAAAYGIHNWGLGLAWSFLIVGGAFLLIAGLLALIALRKFKRVKPPEKTIASAKETAAVLQTVKPHPRPVHETGKTVARSSA; this is encoded by the coding sequence ATGAGCGACCCCGGCAGCCATGCCGCCGTCACCACCGCCGCGGGCGACGGCGTTCCAGCCGTCCGGGTCAACGGGGACCGCAGCCTCGGGCAGTTGGTCTCATCGGCCACGGCCGAGATGTCCGCGCTGGTGCACGACGAGATCGCGCTGGCCAAGGCCGAGCTGCGACAGGACGTCAAGCGGGGCGCGACGGGCGGCGCCGCGATCGGCATCGCGGCGGTGTTCGCACTTTTCTCGCTGCCGGTGCTGAGCTTTGCCGCCGCGTACGGGATCCACAACTGGGGCCTCGGGCTCGCCTGGTCGTTCCTGATCGTGGGAGGAGCGTTTCTGCTCATCGCGGGGCTGCTGGCGCTGATCGCGCTGCGGAAGTTCAAGCGGGTCAAGCCCCCGGAGAAGACCATCGCGTCCGCCAAGGAGACGGCCGCCGTCCTCCAGACGGTCAAGCCGCATCCCCGCCCGGTCCATGAGACGGGCAAGACTGTGGCACGCTCGTCTGCATGA
- a CDS encoding MarP family serine protease: MNVLDILLLLAAVWFAIVGYRQGFVVGILSVIGFLGGGLVAVYLLPVLWDQITEEAEVTTTATVVAVVVVIVCASVGQAFTTHLGNKLRRYITWSPARAVDATGGALVNVVAMLLVAWLIGSALAGTSLPTLGKEVRNSKVLLGVSRVMPDQTATWFTGFSSVLAEKGFPQVFSPFANEPITAVDPPDPALVGSPVAARAQRSIVKVVGTAQSCGKVLEGTGFVFAERRVMTNAHVVGGVDEPTVQIGGEGRLYDAKVVLYDWQRDIAVLDVPELRAPVLRFTDKDARTGDSAIVAGFPENGAYDVRSARVRGRIDANGPDIYRRGEVRRDVYSLFATVRQGNSGGPLLTTDGRVYGVIFARSLDDPDTGYALTADEIREDIELGRTANQQVDSQGCAL; this comes from the coding sequence GTGAACGTGCTGGACATCCTGCTGCTGCTCGCGGCCGTGTGGTTCGCGATCGTCGGCTACCGCCAGGGCTTCGTCGTCGGCATCCTGTCGGTGATCGGATTCCTGGGCGGCGGTCTCGTCGCGGTCTACCTGCTCCCCGTGCTCTGGGACCAGATCACCGAGGAGGCCGAGGTCACGACGACGGCCACGGTTGTCGCCGTCGTCGTCGTGATCGTGTGCGCCTCCGTGGGACAGGCCTTCACCACCCACCTCGGCAACAAGCTCCGCCGCTACATCACCTGGTCACCCGCTCGCGCCGTGGACGCCACGGGCGGCGCGCTGGTCAACGTCGTCGCCATGCTGCTGGTCGCCTGGCTGATCGGCTCCGCCCTGGCCGGGACCTCGCTGCCGACGCTCGGCAAGGAGGTCCGTAACTCCAAGGTGCTGCTCGGCGTCTCGCGGGTGATGCCGGACCAGACGGCGACCTGGTTCACGGGCTTCTCCTCCGTCCTCGCGGAGAAGGGCTTCCCGCAGGTCTTCAGCCCCTTCGCCAACGAGCCGATCACCGCGGTCGACCCGCCGGACCCGGCGCTCGTCGGCAGCCCCGTCGCCGCCCGCGCGCAGCGCTCCATCGTCAAGGTGGTCGGTACGGCGCAGAGCTGCGGCAAGGTCCTCGAAGGCACCGGCTTCGTCTTCGCCGAGCGCCGCGTGATGACCAACGCGCACGTGGTGGGCGGCGTGGACGAACCCACCGTCCAGATAGGCGGCGAAGGCCGGCTGTACGACGCGAAGGTCGTCCTCTACGACTGGCAGCGCGACATCGCCGTCCTGGACGTGCCCGAGTTGCGCGCCCCCGTGCTCCGTTTCACCGACAAGGACGCCCGCACCGGCGACAGCGCGATCGTCGCCGGCTTCCCGGAGAACGGGGCGTACGACGTGCGCTCGGCCCGGGTCCGGGGCCGTATCGACGCCAACGGGCCGGACATCTACCGGCGCGGAGAAGTACGGCGCGACGTGTACTCGCTCTTCGCGACGGTCCGCCAGGGCAACTCCGGCGGCCCGCTGCTCACCACCGACGGCCGGGTGTACGGCGTGATCTTCGCCCGCTCGCTGGACGACCCGGACACCGGCTACGCGCTGACGGCCGACGAGATCCGCGAGGACATCGAGCTGGGCCGCACGGCCAACCAGCAGGTCGACAGCCAGGGTTGCGCGCTCTAG
- a CDS encoding alpha/beta fold hydrolase, whose translation MTAPENGPDSAPGSFPATVAADVRLDGPWTHRDVAANGARFHIAEMGDGPLVLLLHGFPQFWWTWRHQLPALAEAGYRAVAMDLRGVGGSDRTPRGYDPANLALDITGVIRSLGEPDAALVGHDLGGYLAWTAAVMRPKLVRRLVVSSMPHPRRWRSAMLSDFSQSRAGSYIWGFQRPWLPERQLVAREGALVGELIRGWSGPQPPDDKTVDIYRRAMAIPSTAHCSIEPYRWMVRSMARPDGIQFNRRMKRPVRVPTLQLHGSLDPAMRTRSTAGSAEYVEAPYRWRLFDGLGHFPQEEDPVAFSTELINWLQDPEPDR comes from the coding sequence ATGACCGCCCCCGAAAACGGCCCCGACTCCGCCCCCGGCAGCTTTCCCGCGACGGTCGCGGCGGATGTGCGCCTCGACGGTCCCTGGACCCACCGGGACGTGGCCGCCAACGGAGCCCGCTTCCATATCGCCGAGATGGGCGACGGGCCGCTGGTGCTGCTCCTGCACGGCTTCCCGCAGTTCTGGTGGACCTGGCGGCACCAACTGCCCGCGCTCGCGGAGGCCGGGTACCGGGCCGTCGCGATGGACCTGCGGGGTGTGGGGGGCAGCGACCGTACGCCCCGGGGTTACGACCCCGCGAATCTGGCGCTCGACATCACCGGTGTGATCCGCTCGCTCGGCGAGCCGGACGCCGCGCTCGTCGGGCACGACCTGGGCGGGTATCTCGCCTGGACCGCCGCCGTGATGCGGCCGAAGCTGGTGCGCCGGCTCGTGGTGTCGTCGATGCCGCACCCGCGCCGCTGGCGTTCGGCGATGCTGTCGGACTTCTCGCAGAGCAGGGCCGGCTCGTACATCTGGGGATTCCAGCGGCCGTGGCTGCCCGAGCGTCAGCTCGTGGCCCGCGAGGGGGCGTTGGTGGGCGAGCTGATCCGTGGCTGGTCGGGGCCGCAGCCGCCCGACGACAAGACGGTCGACATCTACCGGCGGGCGATGGCCATCCCGTCGACGGCGCACTGCTCGATCGAGCCGTACCGCTGGATGGTGCGGTCGATGGCGCGGCCGGACGGGATCCAGTTCAACCGGCGGATGAAGCGCCCGGTGCGGGTGCCGACCCTCCAACTGCACGGGTCGCTCGATCCGGCCATGCGTACGCGCAGTACGGCCGGCTCCGCCGAGTACGTCGAAGCGCCTTACCGCTGGCGGCTGTTCGACGGTCTTGGCCATTTTCCGCAGGAGGAAGACCCCGTGGCTTTCTCCACGGAGCTCATCAACTGGCTACAGGATCCGGAGCCCGACCGCTGA